A single genomic interval of Mucilaginibacter boryungensis harbors:
- a CDS encoding carboxypeptidase-like regulatory domain-containing protein → MKPKKILSLVATVLSVIALFVFARVDDDPIKKIVTQLNKWTDEDPQEKVYLHLDKPYYAAGDDIWFKAYITIGVNHQLSALSSVLNVELIDDRDSIKRAIKLPVQNGITWGDFNLPDSLAAGNYRIRAYTNYMRNAGDEYFFDKTIQIGNAVNNTVFTKAVYTYTTAPNNQQKVNASITYTDLNGIAYANKEVSYDVQFDGRSAARGKGITDANGVMNVSFTATAANQLKLGRIVTNIKYADKKVSTQTVAVKALSSKIDIQFFPEGGNMVAGVRGKIGFKATGADGLGVDVKGIIKDNDNQDVARMGATHFGMGYVVMMPQAGKTYKAVVTLPDGSESTVTLPVAAASGFLLSVNTADPSTVLVKVGTSQDIVDKGNAEINLVAQQNGKVYYAAKTHITSASFAASIPKSRFPTGLVQFTLFSSTGEPLNERLAFIRNPDELKLGISTEKQSYTTREKVKLNLAAKDATDKPVVGSFSVAVTDETKVPVDETAETTILSQLLLTSDLKGYIEKPNYYFTNPTEQTNADLDALLLTQGYRRFVWKQLLNDVFPPQTFAAEKSLTISGTIKTSGGKPVPKAKVMLLSTSGGFFVLDTVADDQGRFIYKNLIFKDSVRFIVQARTQKNSKYVEIELDRVAPPSTGKNKNAPDIQVNISNGLSDYLKNSKSQYLEQVKYGVGNHATALKEVVITEKKKAPDVSNNLNGAGNADQVLKGDIFNSCPTLSQCLNGRASFVIFRDGQAFSTRSMHTPMLIVLDGMQMSDDFSIDDISAADVESIEVLRTTAYTAIYGGRGAGGVLVISTKRGGSDTNYTRYAPGIVTYSPKGYYRSREFYAPKYDDPKTNAKMADLRTTIFWKPNMVTNKDGSASVEFFNADAKGTYRVVVEGIDNDGHIGRQVYRYNVE, encoded by the coding sequence ATGAAACCTAAAAAAATACTTAGCCTTGTTGCAACTGTTTTGTCTGTTATCGCCTTATTCGTATTCGCGCGGGTGGATGATGACCCTATTAAAAAGATAGTTACCCAGCTAAATAAGTGGACGGACGAAGACCCGCAGGAAAAAGTATACCTGCACCTGGATAAGCCTTATTATGCAGCCGGCGATGATATATGGTTTAAAGCCTATATAACCATAGGTGTAAACCATCAGCTTTCGGCTTTAAGCTCTGTATTAAATGTAGAGCTGATAGATGACAGGGATTCCATTAAACGGGCTATCAAACTGCCGGTACAAAATGGTATTACCTGGGGCGATTTTAACCTGCCCGATAGCCTGGCGGCTGGCAATTATCGTATACGGGCCTACACCAATTACATGCGTAATGCAGGCGATGAATACTTTTTTGACAAAACCATACAAATTGGCAACGCTGTGAATAATACCGTTTTTACCAAAGCCGTGTACACCTATACCACAGCGCCAAATAACCAGCAAAAAGTAAACGCCTCCATAACCTACACCGATTTGAACGGCATTGCCTACGCTAACAAGGAGGTAAGCTACGATGTGCAGTTTGACGGGCGCAGCGCGGCCAGGGGCAAGGGTATTACCGATGCTAATGGGGTGATGAATGTAAGTTTTACTGCAACAGCGGCCAACCAGTTAAAACTGGGCCGCATTGTCACCAATATTAAGTATGCCGATAAAAAGGTGAGCACACAAACAGTGGCGGTAAAAGCGCTTTCCTCAAAAATAGATATACAGTTTTTTCCCGAAGGGGGCAATATGGTAGCAGGGGTGCGCGGCAAGATAGGTTTTAAAGCAACCGGCGCCGATGGCCTGGGTGTTGATGTTAAAGGTATAATTAAAGATAATGATAACCAGGATGTAGCCCGTATGGGCGCAACGCATTTTGGAATGGGATATGTAGTGATGATGCCGCAGGCCGGTAAAACTTATAAAGCAGTGGTAACCCTGCCTGATGGGTCTGAAAGTACAGTTACCCTGCCCGTTGCTGCAGCAAGTGGTTTTTTACTGAGTGTAAATACCGCCGATCCTTCAACCGTGCTGGTAAAAGTGGGCACCAGCCAGGATATTGTAGATAAAGGCAATGCCGAGATAAATTTAGTTGCACAACAAAATGGCAAAGTTTATTATGCGGCCAAAACGCATATCACCAGTGCAAGCTTCGCGGCATCTATACCCAAAAGTCGTTTCCCAACAGGGTTAGTGCAGTTTACCCTGTTCTCTTCAACCGGCGAGCCACTGAACGAGCGACTGGCTTTTATCCGAAACCCTGATGAGCTTAAGCTGGGCATAAGTACAGAAAAGCAAAGCTACACTACGCGCGAAAAGGTGAAGCTTAACCTTGCCGCTAAAGATGCTACGGATAAACCAGTCGTCGGCAGCTTTTCGGTAGCGGTAACCGACGAGACAAAAGTGCCTGTTGATGAAACAGCCGAAACTACGATATTGAGCCAGCTATTGCTTACATCCGACCTGAAAGGGTACATTGAAAAGCCAAACTATTATTTTACTAACCCAACCGAGCAAACCAACGCCGACCTGGACGCGCTGCTGCTTACCCAGGGCTACCGCCGCTTTGTTTGGAAGCAATTATTAAATGATGTATTCCCGCCGCAAACCTTTGCGGCTGAGAAATCGCTAACCATATCGGGTACTATAAAAACAAGCGGGGGCAAACCTGTGCCTAAGGCTAAGGTAATGCTGCTAAGTACCAGCGGTGGTTTTTTTGTTTTGGATACCGTGGCCGATGACCAGGGACGGTTCATTTACAAAAACCTGATATTTAAGGATAGTGTAAGATTTATTGTGCAGGCGCGCACCCAAAAAAACAGCAAGTATGTAGAAATTGAACTTGACCGTGTTGCCCCGCCATCAACCGGTAAAAACAAAAATGCGCCCGATATTCAGGTAAATATCAGCAACGGGTTATCCGATTATCTTAAAAATAGCAAAAGCCAATACCTTGAACAGGTTAAATATGGTGTGGGGAACCATGCTACCGCGTTGAAAGAGGTAGTGATAACTGAAAAGAAGAAAGCGCCGGATGTTAGTAACAACCTGAACGGTGCCGGCAATGCCGACCAGGTATTGAAGGGTGATATATTTAACTCGTGCCCCACCTTATCGCAGTGCTTAAACGGGCGCGCCAGTTTTGTAATATTCAGAGATGGGCAAGCCTTTTCAACCCGTAGCATGCATACGCCAATGTTAATTGTGCTTGACGGCATGCAAATGAGTGATGATTTTTCTATTGATGATATTAGCGCAGCTGATGTGGAAAGCATTGAAGTTTTGCGCACGACTGCTTACACGGCCATTTACGGTGGGCGCGGTGCAGGCGGTGTATTGGTAATTTCAACCAAACGGGGCGGCTCGGATACTAATTATACGCGTTATGCACCGGGCATAGTTACCTATTCGCCTAAAGGGTATTATCGCTCGCGCGAGTTTTATGCGCCTAAGTATGATGACCCTAAAACCAATGCTAAAATGGCCGACCTGCGTACTACTATTTTCTGGAAACCTAACATGGTAACCAATAAAGATGGCAGCGCATCGGTAGAATTTTTTAACGCGGATGCAAAAGGCACCTACCGGGTAGTGGTTGAAGGAATAGATAACGACGGCCATATAGGCCGGCAGGTTTATAGGTATAACGTGGAATAG
- a CDS encoding DOMON domain-containing protein: MKKNLSFGCAISMQLLFAIAVPAQSKTNSNTLQPPPPAVKIDGKLDEWGDSLRYYNEEKKLNYTLANDNDNLYAAIRINDRSEQARILGAGLTLSINTKGKKKGDYTLTFPIAEAGMNNRLGMGARKPDESITQEDRDQLIRARLTKLRDIKVTGFKDIEGDIITTTNTYGIKTAIDYDANGYLIYEASIPLKLFGSFKAGKDEWAFNFKINGLTKPEMGEGGMRRGGGAGGMGGGGGGGGGMGGGMRGGGMGGRRGGGMRSGSNIGENTASADRAELFKSVDFWEKYFLNK, from the coding sequence ATGAAAAAGAATTTATCTTTTGGCTGTGCCATTAGCATGCAGCTTTTATTTGCAATTGCCGTACCGGCACAATCTAAAACTAACAGTAATACACTACAACCACCGCCGCCGGCTGTTAAAATTGACGGCAAATTGGACGAATGGGGTGATAGCCTGCGCTATTACAACGAAGAAAAAAAATTAAACTATACGCTGGCCAATGATAACGACAATTTGTATGCGGCCATCCGCATTAACGACCGCAGCGAGCAGGCACGCATTTTGGGTGCGGGCTTAACCTTAAGTATTAATACCAAAGGCAAAAAGAAAGGCGATTATACCCTTACTTTCCCCATTGCTGAAGCAGGTATGAACAACCGCCTGGGTATGGGTGCACGTAAGCCTGATGAAAGTATAACCCAGGAAGACCGCGACCAGCTAATACGCGCCCGACTTACTAAGCTACGCGACATTAAGGTGACCGGCTTTAAGGATATTGAAGGCGATATAATAACCACTACTAATACCTACGGCATTAAAACAGCTATTGATTATGATGCTAATGGCTATTTGATCTATGAAGCCTCCATCCCGTTAAAGCTATTCGGCAGCTTCAAAGCTGGTAAAGATGAATGGGCCTTTAATTTTAAAATAAACGGCCTAACCAAACCTGAAATGGGCGAGGGTGGCATGCGCCGTGGTGGCGGTGCCGGCGGTATGGGCGGCGGTGGCGGTGGCGGTGGCGGAATGGGTGGTGGCATGCGTGGCGGCGGCATGGGCGGCCGACGTGGCGGCGGTATGCGCAGTGGCAGTAACATAGGAGAAAACACTGCAAGTGCCGACCGCGCTGAACTATTTAAATCTGTTGATTTTTGGGAGAAGTATTTTTTAAATAAGTGA
- a CDS encoding YncE family protein: protein MKNLTRVMAVACALTLAGISLNHAAAQGKTGFHVIKDIPIHSTGGWDYITVDGTNKRIYTSHGNQVNILSVTTGDSIGYIPNTPGVHGIALVTAINKGYISAGRANKVIVFDLKTLAVLSEIPAGTNPDAIFYEPYSKKVYAFNGRSMDATVIDVTTDKVIATIPLGAKPEACVSDGKGKVFVNAETTNEVLMINATTLKVEARYKIEKGDEPSGLDIDRKTNRLFIACGGNKTMVVMDAANGKNLANFPIGDSDGLVFDPELKMAFASNGEGTISVVKEISADKFEFVENITTEPSARTIGVDLTTHKLYLPAAKTEPGVATATNAKPRPRQIPGSFHIIEVGK from the coding sequence ATGAAAAACTTAACCCGCGTAATGGCTGTTGCCTGCGCTTTAACTTTAGCCGGCATTAGTTTAAACCATGCTGCGGCCCAGGGCAAAACAGGTTTCCATGTAATAAAGGATATCCCTATCCATAGCACGGGCGGCTGGGATTATATTACTGTTGATGGAACCAATAAACGCATTTATACATCGCACGGTAACCAGGTAAATATTCTATCGGTCACTACAGGCGATTCCATTGGTTATATACCTAACACCCCGGGTGTACATGGCATTGCTTTGGTTACGGCTATAAACAAAGGTTACATTAGCGCGGGGCGCGCCAATAAAGTGATAGTATTCGATCTGAAAACCTTAGCCGTATTAAGTGAAATACCGGCGGGCACCAATCCGGATGCTATATTTTACGAACCCTATAGCAAAAAAGTATATGCTTTTAACGGACGCAGTATGGATGCTACAGTTATAGATGTTACTACCGATAAAGTTATAGCCACTATCCCCTTAGGAGCTAAACCCGAAGCGTGCGTATCTGACGGAAAGGGGAAGGTGTTTGTAAATGCCGAAACTACCAACGAGGTATTAATGATAAACGCCACCACTTTAAAAGTTGAGGCGCGCTATAAAATTGAAAAAGGCGACGAGCCATCGGGTTTGGATATCGACCGCAAAACCAATCGCCTGTTTATTGCCTGCGGCGGTAATAAAACTATGGTAGTGATGGATGCCGCCAATGGTAAAAACCTGGCTAATTTCCCCATTGGCGACAGCGATGGTTTAGTATTCGACCCCGAGTTGAAAATGGCTTTCGCATCAAACGGCGAGGGCACCATCAGCGTGGTTAAAGAAATAAGCGCCGATAAATTTGAGTTTGTTGAAAATATAACAACCGAACCAAGCGCCCGCACCATTGGTGTTGACCTGACGACGCATAAATTATATTTACCGGCCGCGAAAACTGAACCAGGCGTAGCCACCGCTACAAATGCAAAACCCCGCCCAAGGCAAATACCGGGATCGTTCCATATTATTGAAGTAGGAAAGTAG